Proteins encoded in a region of the Candidatus Nitrosomarinus catalina genome:
- the uvrC gene encoding excinuclease ABC subunit UvrC: MTFDISKITIPTNPGIYLMKDSDDKIIYIGKAKNLKNRVRSYFNKNQNYKTQKLVENISDIEFVLTDNESEAFLLESNMIKKYRPRFNIELKDQQRYTYLRVSDEKYPRLLVARRTRDGKFLGKGKFYGPFTQGSSKLLTIGTLRKAFQIRICKTLPKKVCLEYHLGNCEGPCEFKDAQEKYPDHVKKLEDVLKGKNDTKIFTKKLEDEMHQAAESQQFERAKDIRDTLIRLGSLQTKQKMEYVENSDEEYFGIGIQEQTATIMNFRMINGVIRDSDKFFFDLVGDNSFSNFLYQYYSTHKIPKFIIVSEIPENQKLLESLLSEQSGFNVKIMTPTRGKKNDIMNLILKNIRLIHSKGANPALIELQELLNLPSLPNNIECFDISNHGAEFAVGSMSSFIDGIPNKSGYRKFKIKTIQGRDDFAMIGEVIKRRYYRLLEENSNLPDLILIDGGKGQLNAALKSLESLGLKLPCVSLAKENEEVYLPKISKPVVIPKNKKSLQILQHARDETHRFGVAYNRTIRKNKIK, from the coding sequence ATGACTTTTGATATTTCTAAAATTACCATTCCTACTAATCCTGGTATTTATTTAATGAAAGATTCTGATGACAAAATTATTTACATTGGAAAAGCAAAAAATCTCAAAAATCGTGTTCGTTCTTATTTTAATAAAAATCAAAATTATAAAACTCAAAAATTAGTTGAAAATATTTCTGATATTGAATTTGTTTTAACTGATAATGAAAGTGAAGCTTTTCTTTTAGAATCAAATATGATTAAAAAATATCGTCCACGATTTAATATTGAATTAAAAGATCAACAACGATATACATACTTGAGAGTTTCTGATGAAAAATATCCTAGATTATTAGTTGCTAGAAGAACTAGGGATGGAAAATTTTTGGGTAAAGGAAAATTTTATGGTCCTTTTACTCAAGGTAGTTCCAAATTATTAACTATTGGCACTTTAAGAAAAGCATTTCAAATTAGAATTTGTAAAACTTTACCAAAGAAGGTTTGTTTAGAATATCATTTAGGTAATTGTGAAGGTCCATGTGAATTCAAAGATGCTCAAGAAAAATATCCTGATCATGTTAAAAAATTGGAAGATGTCCTGAAAGGAAAAAACGATACAAAAATTTTTACAAAAAAATTAGAAGATGAAATGCATCAGGCTGCAGAATCTCAGCAATTTGAACGTGCAAAGGACATTCGGGATACTTTGATCAGGCTTGGTAGTCTTCAAACTAAACAAAAAATGGAATATGTTGAAAATTCTGATGAAGAGTATTTTGGCATTGGAATTCAAGAACAAACTGCCACAATAATGAATTTTAGAATGATCAATGGAGTGATTCGAGATAGTGATAAGTTCTTTTTTGATTTGGTAGGCGATAACTCGTTTTCAAATTTTCTTTATCAGTATTATTCTACACATAAAATTCCTAAATTTATTATTGTTAGTGAAATTCCTGAAAATCAAAAATTACTAGAATCTTTACTATCTGAACAATCTGGATTTAATGTAAAAATTATGACTCCTACGCGTGGCAAAAAAAATGATATTATGAATTTGATATTAAAAAATATCAGACTAATTCACTCTAAAGGTGCCAATCCTGCATTAATTGAGTTACAAGAACTTTTGAATTTACCTTCGTTACCTAACAACATTGAATGTTTTGATATCTCTAACCATGGTGCTGAATTTGCAGTTGGATCTATGTCTAGTTTTATTGATGGCATTCCAAACAAATCTGGATATAGAAAATTCAAAATCAAAACTATTCAGGGTAGAGATGACTTTGCTATGATTGGTGAAGTCATTAAAAGAAGATATTATAGATTATTGGAAGAAAATTCTAATTTGCCTGATTTGATTTTAATTGACGGTGGAAAGGGTCAATTGAATGCTGCTCTGAAGTCTTTGGAATCTCTTGGATTGAAATTACCTTGTGTTTCTTTAGCAAAAGAAAATGAAGAAGTATATCTTCCAAAAATTAGCAAACCTGTTGTAATCCCAAAAAATAAAAAATCGTTACAAATTTTACAGCATGCTCGGGATGAAACTCATAGATTCGGTGTGGCATATAATAGAACAATTAGGAAAAATAAAATAAAATAG
- a CDS encoding cupredoxin domain-containing protein: MASIDKAAIVFSIAITLVGVGIAAMGGSMDNSPAAPTQQMSSATNTDAAEKAEAAAAKAAAAEAAAAKAAERAAAADAAAAEKAEAAAAKAAAKAAAEKAAAADAAEAKAMAEAEAKAMAEAKAAAAEAAAAAAGPETHIVETAIGSGAPGCETSNACYLPQDITINAGDTVTWDNVDNAAHTVTGGSPANGPSGVFDSSLLMAKGVFSHTFDDAGYYDYFCMVHPWMIGSVTVN, translated from the coding sequence ATGGCAAGCATAGACAAAGCAGCAATTGTATTTTCAATTGCAATCACATTAGTTGGTGTCGGAATTGCAGCAATGGGAGGTTCAATGGATAACTCACCAGCAGCACCTACTCAACAAATGAGTTCTGCAACAAATACAGATGCAGCAGAAAAAGCCGAAGCAGCAGCAGCTAAAGCAGCAGCAGCAGAAGCAGCAGCAGCTAAAGCAGCTGAAAGAGCAGCAGCAGCAGATGCAGCAGCAGCAGAAAAAGCCGAAGCAGCAGCAGCTAAAGCAGCAGCTAAAGCAGCAGCAGAAAAAGCCGCAGCAGCAGATGCAGCAGAAGCTAAAGCAATGGCAGAAGCAGAAGCTAAAGCAATGGCAGAAGCTAAAGCAGCAGCAGCAGAAGCAGCAGCCGCAGCAGCAGGTCCAGAAACACATATCGTTGAAACTGCAATTGGAAGTGGTGCACCAGGATGTGAAACATCTAATGCATGTTACTTACCACAAGACATCACCATTAATGCTGGAGACACAGTAACTTGGGATAATGTAGACAATGCAGCACATACTGTAACAGGTGGTAGTCCAGCAAATGGTCCATCTGGAGTATTTGACAGCAGTCTACTTATGGCAAAAGGTGTATTCTCACACACATTCGATGATGCAGGTTACTACGATTACTTCTGTATGGTTCATCCTTGGATGATTGGTAGTGTTACAGTCAACTAA
- a CDS encoding citrate synthase — protein sequence MKFDRHYMETKNIGLRGIEVADTKISNIDGGKGKLIYRGFDILDLTKNSTFEETAYLLLYDKLPTKQELNEFNTKLVEARYIPKQMQKNMENWRGDADPMDMLQAFVSALAGYYDEEFANKDASYEKAINLIAKVPTIIASWQRIRNGLQIIDPDASLSHAANFLYMMSGEKPDSEVEKIFDVCLILHADHTFNASTFTARQVASTRAHMYSASSAAIGALSGELHGGANTEVMKMLLEISDIDKVEPWIKEKLSQGEKVMGMGHAVYKTYDPRAQVLKELSRKLAAKSKEKWFDMTEKIETATISEMKSQKGKDIYPNVDLYSASIYYMLKIPVDLNTPIFAISRVAGWAAHIIEEKFAEAAPKTALYRPKAVYVGKYCGPQGCEYKTLDLRK from the coding sequence ATGAAATTTGATAGGCACTATATGGAGACAAAAAATATTGGACTTCGAGGCATAGAAGTAGCTGATACCAAAATATCCAACATTGATGGTGGAAAAGGAAAATTAATCTATAGAGGATTTGATATTTTAGATCTTACAAAAAATTCAACTTTTGAAGAAACAGCATATCTTCTGTTATATGACAAATTACCTACAAAACAAGAATTAAATGAATTTAATACAAAATTAGTGGAAGCCAGATACATTCCAAAACAAATGCAAAAAAACATGGAAAATTGGCGCGGAGATGCAGATCCTATGGACATGCTTCAAGCATTTGTCTCAGCACTGGCAGGATATTATGATGAAGAATTTGCCAACAAGGATGCAAGTTATGAAAAAGCAATAAACCTAATTGCAAAAGTTCCAACCATCATTGCAAGTTGGCAAAGAATTAGAAATGGTTTGCAAATAATTGATCCAGATGCATCACTGAGTCATGCTGCAAATTTCCTATACATGATGTCAGGAGAAAAACCAGATTCAGAAGTAGAAAAGATTTTTGATGTTTGTTTGATCCTACATGCTGATCATACATTTAATGCATCAACATTTACTGCAAGACAAGTAGCATCAACACGTGCACATATGTACTCAGCATCTAGTGCAGCTATTGGTGCACTAAGTGGAGAATTACATGGAGGTGCAAATACAGAAGTAATGAAAATGTTATTGGAGATTTCAGATATTGATAAAGTAGAGCCATGGATAAAAGAAAAACTATCCCAAGGTGAAAAAGTTATGGGGATGGGTCATGCAGTATACAAAACATATGACCCACGAGCCCAAGTCTTAAAAGAGCTATCAAGAAAACTTGCAGCTAAAAGTAAAGAGAAATGGTTTGACATGACAGAAAAAATTGAAACCGCAACAATTTCAGAAATGAAATCCCAAAAAGGTAAAGACATCTATCCAAATGTGGATTTGTACAGTGCATCAATTTACTATATGCTAAAAATTCCAGTTGATCTAAATACACCAATATTTGCGATTTCCAGAGTTGCAGGTTGGGCAGCACACATCATTGAAGAAAAGTTTGCAGAAGCAGCACCTAAAACAGCATTGTATAGACCTAAGGCAGTGTATGTAGGAAAATATTGCGGTCCTCAAGGATGCGAATACAAAACACTAGATTTAAGAAAATAA
- a CDS encoding DHHA1 domain-containing protein has product MAVKKKVISKKTAAKKVTKKVTAKKTTAKKVTKKVTAKKTAAKKVTKKVTKKVTKKVTKKVPIKSKKNKVICISHKEDCDGISSAALIRQAFGGDALLVDYPGQMEALNQVVLDEKLKSLFICDLGLSKKTQDEFIELMTKLRKNKVSVTYIDHHDIDPTVVTALEKIKVKVIHDINECTTVQVYNAYKSKLNDHASFVATCAAITDYMEDRPLGSKLLQIYDRQFALISATVMTYNIVGHQREPDYLQYLVEELADSKFPHDIPNTYEFAQIQVEKLSQMIAKVKKGMKTMTNLGHMEILDSGASGAVNFVMGLSGKDVGVAYKERVDHGIYAVSVRGSKNCKVHLGKIVNLLATSLGGSGGGHDKACGAVVPKPKIKKFITELNKKVK; this is encoded by the coding sequence TTGGCAGTAAAAAAAAAAGTAATATCTAAAAAAACCGCAGCTAAAAAAGTAACAAAAAAAGTTACAGCCAAAAAAACCACAGCTAAAAAAGTAACAAAAAAAGTTACAGCCAAAAAAACCGCAGCTAAAAAAGTAACAAAAAAAGTAACAAAAAAAGTAACAAAAAAAGTAACAAAAAAAGTACCAATTAAATCTAAAAAAAATAAAGTAATTTGTATTTCTCATAAGGAAGATTGTGATGGAATTAGTTCTGCAGCCCTTATTCGACAAGCTTTTGGTGGTGATGCACTACTTGTAGATTATCCTGGTCAAATGGAAGCATTAAACCAAGTTGTGTTAGATGAAAAATTAAAATCATTATTTATTTGTGATTTGGGATTGAGTAAAAAAACTCAAGATGAATTTATTGAACTGATGACAAAATTGAGAAAAAATAAAGTCTCAGTAACTTACATTGACCATCATGATATTGATCCAACTGTTGTTACTGCTTTAGAAAAAATCAAAGTTAAGGTTATTCATGATATTAATGAATGTACAACTGTTCAAGTTTACAATGCATACAAATCAAAATTAAATGATCATGCTTCTTTTGTTGCAACATGTGCTGCTATTACCGACTATATGGAAGATAGACCTCTAGGTTCTAAATTACTTCAAATCTATGATAGACAGTTTGCACTGATTAGTGCTACTGTAATGACTTACAATATTGTTGGACATCAAAGGGAACCTGATTATTTACAATACTTGGTTGAAGAATTAGCTGATTCAAAATTCCCTCACGACATTCCAAATACTTATGAATTTGCACAGATTCAAGTAGAGAAATTATCTCAAATGATTGCTAAAGTAAAAAAAGGTATGAAAACAATGACTAATCTTGGTCATATGGAAATTTTAGACTCTGGCGCTAGTGGTGCTGTAAATTTTGTCATGGGATTATCTGGAAAAGATGTTGGAGTTGCATACAAAGAAAGAGTTGATCATGGGATTTATGCTGTTTCAGTAAGGGGTTCAAAAAACTGTAAAGTTCATTTGGGAAAAATTGTTAATCTTTTGGCAACTAGTCTCGGTGGATCTGGTGGTGGCCATGATAAGGCATGTGGAGCTGTAGTTCCAAAACCAAAAATTAAAAAATTCATAACTGAATTAAATAAGAAAGTAAAATAA
- a CDS encoding RidA family protein: MIEEKIKSLEITLPNPPTPAGSYIPAVKTGNLLFISGQIPMENGKVLFTGKVSDDNLETAQKSARMCAINLLAQMKRELGNLDRVARIVRLSGFVNSDPEFYQHPKVINAASDLFFEIFGDKGKHSRIAMGVACLPLNSMTEIDAIIEFSE, encoded by the coding sequence TTGATTGAAGAGAAAATTAAATCATTAGAAATCACATTACCGAATCCACCAACTCCTGCAGGATCATACATTCCAGCAGTAAAAACAGGGAATTTACTATTCATTTCAGGTCAAATTCCAATGGAAAATGGCAAAGTGCTATTTACAGGAAAAGTCTCCGATGATAATTTAGAAACAGCTCAAAAATCAGCTAGAATGTGTGCCATAAACCTATTAGCACAAATGAAAAGAGAGTTAGGAAATTTAGATAGGGTGGCAAGAATTGTCAGATTATCGGGATTTGTGAATTCAGATCCAGAGTTCTATCAACATCCAAAAGTGATTAATGCAGCTTCAGATTTGTTTTTTGAGATTTTTGGAGACAAGGGAAAACATTCAAGAATTGCAATGGGTGTTGCATGCCTCCCATTAAATTCAATGACAGAAATTGATGCAATAATTGAATTTTCAGAATAA
- a CDS encoding TrmB family transcriptional regulator, with product MVKEQVLTVSLEEFGLSKYEAQAYVALISKGTVSASELSYYSEIPRTKVYPTLLKLQNKKLVIISKSKPIMCTAISPEDAFDDVIHEQINKVNAMNTLVSNLKKTSEESRKSRGSEEKRYFHISANKVLNQLQTMIEGSKSSIKIMTDQGGLGLLSECKEQLVGVIRRNLDVKLIIPASQICSEAYRAIPDGVEIKTSDVVQNCFIFDETELLMINNDNGKGAIFSSTEILGVNQEKVFSNIWKNSIKTKVVADMTKTEAHEIYKIIKIINESGLTHILNSTMLSKKPELDMIKLLEKNGINLKTKSLDDVIEIIDAVIQITCSGHVNFEANTKNITVDSKLNSGHSLPWVSILDSYLQKQGYKTRTVYQNNSNKGEKVHIKISKN from the coding sequence ATGGTAAAAGAGCAAGTATTAACAGTCAGTTTAGAAGAATTTGGGCTCAGCAAATACGAAGCTCAGGCATATGTAGCACTAATTTCTAAAGGAACAGTGTCGGCCAGCGAATTATCATATTATTCAGAAATTCCCAGAACTAAAGTTTATCCAACACTACTAAAATTACAAAATAAGAAACTAGTCATCATATCAAAAAGTAAACCAATAATGTGTACAGCAATTTCTCCAGAAGATGCATTTGATGATGTGATCCATGAGCAAATCAACAAAGTGAATGCAATGAATACACTGGTATCAAATTTGAAAAAAACCAGTGAAGAAAGTAGAAAATCAAGAGGTTCTGAAGAAAAAAGATATTTTCACATTAGTGCTAACAAGGTGTTAAATCAACTTCAAACAATGATTGAAGGATCAAAATCATCAATAAAAATAATGACTGATCAAGGAGGGTTAGGATTATTATCAGAATGTAAAGAACAGTTAGTAGGAGTTATTCGAAGAAACTTAGATGTAAAATTAATCATCCCAGCGTCACAAATTTGTTCAGAAGCATATAGAGCAATTCCAGATGGAGTAGAAATTAAAACATCAGATGTTGTTCAAAATTGTTTTATTTTTGATGAAACAGAATTGTTAATGATAAATAACGATAATGGAAAAGGTGCAATATTTTCTTCAACAGAAATTTTAGGAGTCAATCAAGAAAAAGTATTTTCAAATATTTGGAAAAATTCAATTAAAACCAAAGTAGTGGCAGACATGACAAAAACAGAAGCTCATGAAATTTATAAAATTATTAAAATTATTAATGAGTCAGGTTTGACGCATATTCTAAATTCTACAATGTTATCAAAAAAGCCAGAATTAGATATGATCAAGCTATTAGAAAAAAATGGAATTAACCTAAAAACAAAATCACTAGACGATGTAATTGAAATCATAGACGCAGTAATACAAATTACTTGTTCAGGACACGTTAATTTTGAAGCAAATACCAAGAACATCACAGTAGATTCAAAATTAAATAGCGGACACTCATTACCATGGGTCTCTATTTTAGATAGTTATTTGCAAAAACAAGGATACAAAACTAGAACTGTTTATCAGAATAATTCCAATAAAGGGGAAAAAGTTCACATCAAAATAAGTAAAAACTAA